In a genomic window of Telopea speciosissima isolate NSW1024214 ecotype Mountain lineage chromosome 5, Tspe_v1, whole genome shotgun sequence:
- the LOC122661061 gene encoding chaperone protein dnaJ 11, chloroplastic-like, producing the protein MAAAASSASSLRSSPCFLGQKLPSNNTTFSTTAPSCVKFRSSRVAATYTSAEKTRSPHPYSSNMASPASLYEVLGIPKGATCQEIKTAYRRLARVCHPDAVATDRKDTSANEFIKIHSAYSTLADPQKRADYDRDLFSRQRDYKSPSSASAYAASSMSGFSGYTRRNWETDQCW; encoded by the coding sequence ATGGCAGCAGCCGCATCCTCAGCTTCTTCTCTGAGATCCTCACCCTGTTTTCTTGGCCAAAAGCTCCCTTCCAACAACACTACCTTTTCTACTACTGCTCCGTCTTGTGTCAAATTCCGGTCATCTCGCGTCGCTGCCACCTACACCTCGGCGGAGAAGACCAGGTCACCTCACCCCTATTCTTCTAACATGGCTTCGCCGGCATCCCTTTATGAGGTGCTAGGTATACCAAAGGGCGCTACCTGTCAGGAAATCAAGACGGCGTATCGGCGGTTGGCACGTGTTTGTCATCCCGATGCGGTGGCCACAGACCGGAAAGATACATCCGCTAATGAATTCATTAAGATCCACTCTGCCTATTCTACGCTCGCCGATCCTCAGAAGCGCGCCGATTACGACCGAGACCTCTTCAGCAGGCAACGAGACTATAAATCTCCATCTTCCGCCTCTGCCTATGCGGCATCTTCCATGTCTGGATTTTCTGGCTATACTCGCCGGAATTGGGAGACCGATCAGTGCTGgtag
- the LOC122662727 gene encoding PI-PLC X-box domain-containing protein DDB_G0293730-like — translation MGGQVSKQVQRRKVLSTEKKLLTSLQHNSGNEFPGSDYRPPDRKNWMQGLDPQRLHINQIVWPGTHDSATNKIGIPCISRPFAQCQKLSIYHQLVRGTRVLDIRVQEDRRVCHGILKTYTVDVVINDIKKFLGETQSEIIILEIRTEFGHQDPPEFDKYLVDQLGEFLIHQDDGVFEKPVSELLPKRVICVWKPRNSPPPKAKDPLWSSGYLKDNWIDTDLPSTKFDSNLKHLSEQQVVLKRRFFYRVENTVTPQADNPVLCVKPVTRRIHGYARLFIAQCCSNGCADRLQIFSTDFIDEDFVDACVGFTHARVEGKA, via the coding sequence ATGGGTGGCCAAGTTTCCAAACAGGTACAGCGTAGAAAGGTGCTCTCCACCGAAAAGAAGCTTCTCACTAGTCTGCAACACAACTCCGGCAATGAATTCCCTGGTTCAGACTACCGTCCACCCGATAGAAAGAATTGGATGCAAGGCCTTGACCCTCAGAGACTTCACATAAACCAGATCGTTTGGCCAGGTACCCATGACTCAGCAACTAACAAGATCGGAATTCCATGCATCTCTCGTCCTTTCGCCCAATGCCAAAAGCTCTCCATCTACCATCAACTCGTCAGGGGAACCCGAGTCCTCGACATCCGAGTCCAAGAAGATCGCCGAGTCTGCCACGGTATCCTTAAAACTTACACCGTCGATGTTGTCATCAATGATATCAAGAAATTCCTAGGGGAGACCCAATCGGAGATCATAATCCTTGAGATTCGAACCGAGTTCGGCCACCAAGATCCGCCCGAGTTCGATAAGTACTTAGTGGATCAACTCGGTGAGTTCTTGATCCATCAGGACGACGGGGTATTTGAGAAGCCCGTGTCCGAGTTGCTACCCAAGCGAGTTATCTGTGTATGGAAACCAAGGAATTCGCCTCCACCGAAAGCTAAGGATCCATTGTGGAGTTCAGGGTACTTGAAGGACAATTGGATCGACACAGACTTGCCATCGACCAAATTCGATAGTAATCTGAAGCATTTGAGTGAGCAACAGGTAGTGTTGAAGAGGAGATTCTTCTATAGAGTGGAGAACACAGTGACACCACAAGCCGATAACCCTGTCTTGTGTGTGAAGCCTGTGACCCGTAGGATCCATGGCTATGCAAGGCTCTTCATTGCTCAGTGCTGCTCTAATGGTTGTGCAGATCGGTTGCAGATCTTCTCAACAGATTTTATTGATGAAGATTTCGTTGATGCTTGTGTTGGCTTTACACATGCTAGAGTTGAAGGGAAGGCCTGA
- the LOC122660976 gene encoding monocopper oxidase-like protein SKU5, whose protein sequence is MESIFRQLLLFLLIGFAIADNPHFHFDWTVSYTPLAPLGISKPVITINGQFPGPTLNATTNDILNINVRNDLPEPFLLTWNGVQQRRNSWQDGVEGTNCPIAPGKNWTYSFQVKDQIGSFFYFPSLLLQKASGGYGAVHINNRVVIPVPFSPPHQEFNVLIGDWYNADNRELRASLDRGNYLPTPDGILINGVGPYQTNFAFRPGATYRLRISNVGLKTSVNFRIQDHLMLLVETEGSYTLKQYYVNLDIHVGQSYSVLVTANQSSGRSYYMVATSRFIIPELAGIAIIQYPGSQANPIGPFPPGPGPFDFRYSMEQARSIRWDLSVGAARPNPQGSFHYGQIHVSQNIILENDMAIIGNHQRYTVNGISFVHPDTPLKLADYFQLNDVFNTDSIPKTPDGRYPALGTSVIDLKYRNFIHIVFQNPLPILQTWHIDGYNFFVVGMDEGNWDDSRRSTYNLVDAISRSTIQVYPNSWTAIMVELDNQGMWNVRSQEADKWYLGQELYIRVKGVGQDNPSTIPIQDEAPIPANVIRCGRAGRFT, encoded by the exons ATGGAATCAATCTTCAGACAACTTCTACTTTTCCTGCTAATTGGATTCGCCATTGCCGACAATCCTCATTTTCACTTCGATTGGACAGTTTCTTACACTCCACTGGCTCCTCTTGGAATATCCAAACCGGTGATTACGATCAATGGCCAGTTTCCTGGTCCGACGTTAAACGCCACCACCAACGACATCTTGAACATCAATGTTCGAAACGATCTGCCCGAGCCGTTCCTTCTCACATG GAATGGAGTGCAACAGAGGAGGAATTCATGGCAGGACGGAGTGGAAGGGACGAACTGCCCAATAGCGCCGGGGAAGAACTGGACTTATAGTTTTCAAGTGAAGGATCAGATTGGAAGCTTTTTCTATTTCCCTTCGCTACTTCTTCAGAAAGCTTCGGGTGGGTATGGAGCAGTCCATATCAACAATCGGGTCGTAATTCCGGTTCCCTTCTCTCCTCCCCACCAAGAATTCAATGTCTTGATCGGAGATTGGTACAATGCAGACAACCGG GAGTTGAGGGCTTCACTTGATCGTGGCAACTATTTACCCACACCTGATGGGATTCTCATTAATGGCGTTGGTCCCTACCAAACAAATTTCGCATTTCGACCAG GAGCTACCTATCGGCTAAGAATCTCAAACGTGGGCTTGAAAACATCTGTGAACTTTAGAATTCAAGACCACCTGATGCTATTGGTTGAGACAGAGGGATCCTACACCTTGAAACAGTATTACGTGAATCTCGACATCCACGTTGGCCAATCCTACTCAGTCCTCGTCACTGCTAATCAATCATCTGGGAGGTCATATTACATGGTTGCAACCTCCCGGTTCATCATTCCTGAACTTGCCGGTATCGCCATTATACAGTATCCAGGGTCTCAAGCAAATCCAATAGGCCCATTTCCACCTGGTCCTGGACCATTTGATTTTAGATACTCTATGGAACAAGCCCGTTCAATAAG GTGGGACTTATCAGTGGGAGCAGCACGACCAAACCCACAGGGCTCCTTTCATTACGGCCAAATCCATGTATCACAGAACATCATTCTCGAGAATGACATGGCAATCATAGGAAATCATCAGCGTTACACAGTGAATGGCATCTCATTTGTCCACCCAGATACGCCATTGAAGCTAGCAGACTATTTCCAGCTTAACGATGTCTTCAACACAGATTCCATTCCTAAGACACCAGATGGTCGATACCCAGCATTGGGGACCTCCGTTATTGACCTCAAATACCGAAATTTCATTCACATTGTGTTTCAGAATCCCCTACCAATCTTGCAAACTTGGCACATCGATGGCTACAACTTCTTTGTTGTTGG GATGGATGAGGGGAACTGGGATGACAGTAGACGATCAACGTATAACCTGGTCGATGCAATTTCCCGCTCTACGATCCAG GTGTACCCAAATTCATGGACAGCGATAATGGTGGAATTGGACAATCAAGGGATGTGGAATGTGAGATCTCAAGAAGCAGATAAATGGTACCTTGGCCAAGAACTATACATCAGAGTGAAGGGGGTTGGGCAGGATAACCCTTCAACCATACCAATCCAAGATGAAGCTCCTATTCCTGCTAATGTCATCAGATGCGGAAGGGCTGGTCGTTTTACCTAA